GGCAGCACGAAGCCCGGACCATTCGATACGTTGCATCAAGGTTTGTGTCGAGAGTGCGGGTCTCATTTTCTGGTCATTCGACCTTGACGGTTTTGTGCTCTATGCCGAACCTGAGGCCAGCAACGCTACCGTATTTTTTTTCACAGATGCCACGATTGATCGAGTCCGCTAACTGACAGGGGTTCAGTCATGGAAGAGCTTAGCGAGGTGCCACGTGTTTTGTCAGACAACAGTGGCGTTGCGTTTTGTATTACGGCGGGCGAGGCATCCGCGCTTTGCATCATTTCGATACAGGCACTCGAGGACTGTTTTTGGCTGCCGCAAGGTGCCGACCCAGCTCACGTGCTGATCGCTTTCGGCAACGGCTTTAATCGGATTCGCGCAGTTGCTGAGCGAAAGATGCGAGCTTCGGCGAGTCCAAAAATCTTGCTGAAGCCCGCAGACTTCCGCCGCAGTGGGTAAAGCGATTCTGTCTGTGAACGCAGGACTTGAGATATTGATTGCGCTAGTCTTGCGCCCCGTACCAGGAAGCCCAATACATACCCGGGAAACGGGCATACCTGTTGCGTCGTACTCTGATCCGACCAGTTGCCCGTCGTTTCCCCGCGGGTAGCCCCTATCTCAGCGAGGCGCAACCATGAGCATTTTGTCCGCAGTGGGCCTGAGCAGGGCCAAAAAGATTCGCTACGCAATCGTCGGCCTGGGCGACATATCGCAGGAAGCGATGATGCCGGGCGTGGGCCATACCGGCAACTCCGAAATTGCCGCGCTCGTAACGGGTGAT
The sequence above is a segment of the Paraburkholderia acidisoli genome. Coding sequences within it:
- a CDS encoding DUF1488 family protein — translated: MEELSEVPRVLSDNSGVAFCITAGEASALCIISIQALEDCFWLPQGADPAHVLIAFGNGFNRIRAVAERKMRASASPKILLKPADFRRSG